One genomic window of Vigna radiata var. radiata cultivar VC1973A unplaced genomic scaffold, Vradiata_ver6 scaffold_154, whole genome shotgun sequence includes the following:
- the LOC106752524 gene encoding pentatricopeptide repeat-containing protein At5g13270, chloroplastic-like isoform X2: MSRLQGFSNSNRFIDNCILQMYCDCKSFTAAERFFDKMVDRDLLSWATIISAYTKEGHTDEAVRLLLHILDLGIKPNSSIFSTLIMSFTDPSLLDLGKQIHSQLIRNEFAADISVETLISKMYVKCGWLDGAEVSINKMTRKNVVACTRLMVGYTQAARHSDAMSLFAKMISQGVELDEFVFSIVLKACAALGDLYTGRQIHSVCIKLGLKSEVSVGTPLVEFYNKCARFDAAHRAFETI, from the exons ATGAGCAg ACTGCAGGGATTCTCCAACAGCAATAGGTTCATTGACAATTGCATCCTCCAAATGTATTGTGACTGTAAAAGTTTCACAGCCGCAGAGAGATTCTTTGATAAAATGGTTGATCGGGATTTGCTCTCTTGGGCCACCATTATATCTGCTTACACAAAGGAAGGGCATACAGATGAAGCTGTTAGATTGCTCTTGCATATACTGGATTTGGGCATTAAACCGAACTCCTCTATCTTCAGTACACTTATTATGTCCTTTACAGATCCTTCATTGTTAGACCTTGGCAAACAGATACATTCTCAGCTGATAAGGAATGAGTTTGCTGCTGATATTTCTGTGGAGACATTAATCTCCAAAATGTACGTCAAGTGTGGGTGGTTGGATGGTGCTGAAGTTTCCATTAATAAGATGACTAGGAAAAATGTTGTTGCATGCACCAGGTTGATGGTGGGCTATACTCAAGCTGCAAGGCACAGTGATGCTATGTCGTTATTTGCCAAGATGATAAGTCAAGGTGTAGAGTTGGATGAATTTGTCTTTTCTATAGTGCTCAAGGCTTGTGCTGCTTTAGGAGACTTATACACTGGAAGGCAAATTCATAGTGTTTGTATAAAACTTGGCTTGAAATCCGAGGTCTCGGTTGGTACTCCACTTGTGGAATTTTATAATAAGTGTGCAAGATTTGATGCTGCACATCGAGCTTTTGAGACCATATGA
- the LOC106752524 gene encoding pentatricopeptide repeat-containing protein At5g13270, chloroplastic-like isoform X1: MTSITSQFSWVLSSSSSVLVANDKSNNVRHANFSQIPSWFSLKSSPPSLRTNPNKQGEVENLHLISLTKQGKLREVHEFIERMDTEGISINTQSYEYLFKMCGTLRALSDGRLFHNRLQGFSNSNRFIDNCILQMYCDCKSFTAAERFFDKMVDRDLLSWATIISAYTKEGHTDEAVRLLLHILDLGIKPNSSIFSTLIMSFTDPSLLDLGKQIHSQLIRNEFAADISVETLISKMYVKCGWLDGAEVSINKMTRKNVVACTRLMVGYTQAARHSDAMSLFAKMISQGVELDEFVFSIVLKACAALGDLYTGRQIHSVCIKLGLKSEVSVGTPLVEFYNKCARFDAAHRAFETI; this comes from the coding sequence ATGACTTCGATAACTTCCCAGTTCTCTTGGGTGCTTTCCAGTTCTTCGTCAGTCTTGGTAGCTaatgataaaagtaataatGTGAGACATGCTAATTTTTCTCAAATCCCTTCCTGGTTCTCTTTGAAAAGCAGTCCTCCTTCATTGAGGACCAATCCAAATAAACAAGGCGAAGTTGAAAACTTGCATTTGATTTCTTTGACCAAACAAGGGAAGCTTAGAGAAGTGCATGAATTCATTGAAAGGATGGACACAGAGGGTATTTCCATTAATACCCAATCTTATGAATATCTCTTTAAAATGTGTGGAACGTTGAGAGCATTGTCTGATGGAAGATTATTTCATAATAGACTGCAGGGATTCTCCAACAGCAATAGGTTCATTGACAATTGCATCCTCCAAATGTATTGTGACTGTAAAAGTTTCACAGCCGCAGAGAGATTCTTTGATAAAATGGTTGATCGGGATTTGCTCTCTTGGGCCACCATTATATCTGCTTACACAAAGGAAGGGCATACAGATGAAGCTGTTAGATTGCTCTTGCATATACTGGATTTGGGCATTAAACCGAACTCCTCTATCTTCAGTACACTTATTATGTCCTTTACAGATCCTTCATTGTTAGACCTTGGCAAACAGATACATTCTCAGCTGATAAGGAATGAGTTTGCTGCTGATATTTCTGTGGAGACATTAATCTCCAAAATGTACGTCAAGTGTGGGTGGTTGGATGGTGCTGAAGTTTCCATTAATAAGATGACTAGGAAAAATGTTGTTGCATGCACCAGGTTGATGGTGGGCTATACTCAAGCTGCAAGGCACAGTGATGCTATGTCGTTATTTGCCAAGATGATAAGTCAAGGTGTAGAGTTGGATGAATTTGTCTTTTCTATAGTGCTCAAGGCTTGTGCTGCTTTAGGAGACTTATACACTGGAAGGCAAATTCATAGTGTTTGTATAAAACTTGGCTTGAAATCCGAGGTCTCGGTTGGTACTCCACTTGTGGAATTTTATAATAAGTGTGCAAGATTTGATGCTGCACATCGAGCTTTTGAGACCATATGA
- the LOC106752576 gene encoding microtubule-associated protein 70-1 isoform X2, with translation MASTHIGNAGEPDSKSFKPRPKKPSDDFITLFHGSDPVRVELTRLQNELREKDRELGDALAEIKSLRNSKRLKEKGVEELTDELNKVDEKLKAAEVLLESKNLEIKRINEEKREALAAQFAAEATLRRVHAAQKDDEMPPIEAIITPLEAELKLAKMEVAKLQDDNRALDRLTKSKEAALLEAERMVQIALAKASLVDDLQNKNQELLKQIEICQEEGKILDKMLRQKVAEVEKLTQTVRELEEAVLAGGAAANAVRDYQRKVQEMNEERKILEREVARAKVTANRVATVVANEWKDANDKVMPVKQWLEERKFFQGEMQQLRDKLAIAERTAKAEAQMKEKYQLRFKVLEERVKTSNGNFKFTVSDGRNISTGPSRRQSFGGAESPSASSSNGSFDGGSRNLERERPTFDANGVDNMPTKTNNQTVTSETITAHERANGIPVNKSIAENEDCVSGMLYDMMQKEVISLRKSCHEKDQTLKDKDDAIEMLAKKVDTLNKAMEVEARKMRREVASMEKEVAAMRISKEHDHRARRASAPRGTVNSRTISTRSARNF, from the exons ATGGCGAGTACCCACATTGGGAATGCCGGAGAACCCGACTCCAAGTCTTTCAAGCCTCGCCCTAAGAAACCCTCCGACGACTTTATCACGCTCTTTCACGGCTCCGATCCGGTTCGCGTCGAGCTCACGCGCCTCCAGAATGAACTCAGAG AGAAAGATAGGGAGCTTGGGGATGCACTTGCGGAAATTAAGTCATTGAGGAATTCGAAGCGTCTTAAGGAAAAGGGGGTTGAAGAG CTGACAGATGAGCTGAACAAGGTGGATGAAAAACTAAAAGCTGCTGAAGTTCTTCTGGAAAGTAAG AAccttgaaataaaaagaatcaatGAAGAGAAGAGGGAAGCACTGGCTGCACAATTTGCTGCAGAAGCTACTCTTCGGAGAGTTCATGCTGCACAGAAAGATGACGAAATGCCTCCTATTGAAGCTATTATTACGCCCCTGGAGGCAGAGCTGAAGCTTGCTAAGATGGAG GTGGCAAAGCTGCAGGATGACAACAGAGCACTAGATCGGCTAACCAAATCAAAGGAGGCTGCGCTTCTTGAGGCTGAGAGAATGGTTCAGATTGCTTTGGCAAAAGCATCTTTGGTTGACGATCTGCAAAACAAAAACCAAGAGTTATTGAAACAGATTGAAATATGCCAG GAGGAGGGCAAAATCTTGGACAAAATGCTTCGGCAAAAGGTTGCTGAAGTTGAAAAACTAACCCAAACTGTTCGGGAGCTTGAAGAGGCAGTCTTGGCTGGTGGGGCTGCTGCTAATGCTGTACGCGATTACCAGCGTAAAGTGCAAGAGATGAAT GAGGAAAGGAAAATTTTAGAGCGGGAAGTAGCTCGTGCCAAAGTTACTGCAAACAGGGTTGCGACTGTAGTTGCAAACGAGTGGAAAGATGCTAATGATAAAGTGATGCCTGTGAAGCAGTGgctagaagaaagaaaattctttCAG GGTGAAATGCAACAATTACGTGATAAATTGGCCATAGCTGAGCGTACCGCAAAAGCAGAGGCACAAATGAAG GAAAAATATCAATTGCGCTTCAAAGTTTTGGAAGAAAGGGTTAAGACATCTAATGGTAATTTCAAATTCACTGTATCAGATGGAAGAAACATTTCCACTGGGCCTTCACGGCGACAGTCTTTTGGTGGAGCTGAGAGTCCCTCTGCATCTTCTTCCAATGG ATCATTTGATGGTGGTAGTAGAAACCTGGAGAGAGAGAGGCCAACCTTTGATGCAAATGGGGTAGATAACATGCCAACAAAGACCAATAATCAGACCGTCACCAGTGAGACTATTACTGCACATGAGAGAGCAAATGGTATTCCAGTAAACAAATCTATAGCAGAAAATGAAGACTGTGTTTCAGGAATGTTGTATGACATGATGCAAAAAGAGGTTATATCTCTTAGGAAATCTTGCCATGAAAAGGACCAAACTCTTAAAGACAAGGATGATGCAATAGAG ATGTTGGCAAAAAAGGTTGATACGTTGAACAAAGCTATGGAAGTTGAGGCCAGAAAAATGCGTAGGGAAGTTGCTTCTATGGAGAAGGAGGTTGCCGCAATGCGGATAAGCAAGGAACATGATCATAGGGCACGCAGAGCAAGTGCTCCTAGGGGGACTGTAAATTCCCGGACAATTTCTACCAG GAGTGCACGTAACTTTTAG
- the LOC106752576 gene encoding microtubule-associated protein 70-1 isoform X1, producing MASTHIGNAGEPDSKSFKPRPKKPSDDFITLFHGSDPVRVELTRLQNELREKDRELGDALAEIKSLRNSKRLKEKGVEELTDELNKVDEKLKAAEVLLESKNLEIKRINEEKREALAAQFAAEATLRRVHAAQKDDEMPPIEAIITPLEAELKLAKMEVAKLQDDNRALDRLTKSKEAALLEAERMVQIALAKASLVDDLQNKNQELLKQIEICQEEGKILDKMLRQKVAEVEKLTQTVRELEEAVLAGGAAANAVRDYQRKVQEMNEERKILEREVARAKVTANRVATVVANEWKDANDKVMPVKQWLEERKFFQGEMQQLRDKLAIAERTAKAEAQMKEKYQLRFKVLEERVKTSNGNFKFTVSDGRNISTGPSRRQSFGGAESPSASSSNGYLSRKTSTSRPGSLRSNSANVLLKHAKLSSRSFDGGSRNLERERPTFDANGVDNMPTKTNNQTVTSETITAHERANGIPVNKSIAENEDCVSGMLYDMMQKEVISLRKSCHEKDQTLKDKDDAIEMLAKKVDTLNKAMEVEARKMRREVASMEKEVAAMRISKEHDHRARRASAPRGTVNSRTISTRSARNF from the exons ATGGCGAGTACCCACATTGGGAATGCCGGAGAACCCGACTCCAAGTCTTTCAAGCCTCGCCCTAAGAAACCCTCCGACGACTTTATCACGCTCTTTCACGGCTCCGATCCGGTTCGCGTCGAGCTCACGCGCCTCCAGAATGAACTCAGAG AGAAAGATAGGGAGCTTGGGGATGCACTTGCGGAAATTAAGTCATTGAGGAATTCGAAGCGTCTTAAGGAAAAGGGGGTTGAAGAG CTGACAGATGAGCTGAACAAGGTGGATGAAAAACTAAAAGCTGCTGAAGTTCTTCTGGAAAGTAAG AAccttgaaataaaaagaatcaatGAAGAGAAGAGGGAAGCACTGGCTGCACAATTTGCTGCAGAAGCTACTCTTCGGAGAGTTCATGCTGCACAGAAAGATGACGAAATGCCTCCTATTGAAGCTATTATTACGCCCCTGGAGGCAGAGCTGAAGCTTGCTAAGATGGAG GTGGCAAAGCTGCAGGATGACAACAGAGCACTAGATCGGCTAACCAAATCAAAGGAGGCTGCGCTTCTTGAGGCTGAGAGAATGGTTCAGATTGCTTTGGCAAAAGCATCTTTGGTTGACGATCTGCAAAACAAAAACCAAGAGTTATTGAAACAGATTGAAATATGCCAG GAGGAGGGCAAAATCTTGGACAAAATGCTTCGGCAAAAGGTTGCTGAAGTTGAAAAACTAACCCAAACTGTTCGGGAGCTTGAAGAGGCAGTCTTGGCTGGTGGGGCTGCTGCTAATGCTGTACGCGATTACCAGCGTAAAGTGCAAGAGATGAAT GAGGAAAGGAAAATTTTAGAGCGGGAAGTAGCTCGTGCCAAAGTTACTGCAAACAGGGTTGCGACTGTAGTTGCAAACGAGTGGAAAGATGCTAATGATAAAGTGATGCCTGTGAAGCAGTGgctagaagaaagaaaattctttCAG GGTGAAATGCAACAATTACGTGATAAATTGGCCATAGCTGAGCGTACCGCAAAAGCAGAGGCACAAATGAAG GAAAAATATCAATTGCGCTTCAAAGTTTTGGAAGAAAGGGTTAAGACATCTAATGGTAATTTCAAATTCACTGTATCAGATGGAAGAAACATTTCCACTGGGCCTTCACGGCGACAGTCTTTTGGTGGAGCTGAGAGTCCCTCTGCATCTTCTTCCAATGGGTATTTATCGAGGAAAACCTCAACATCAAGACCAGGGTCTCTAAGATCTAATAGTGCTAATGTGTTACTAAAACATGCCAAACTTTCATCTAGATCATTTGATGGTGGTAGTAGAAACCTGGAGAGAGAGAGGCCAACCTTTGATGCAAATGGGGTAGATAACATGCCAACAAAGACCAATAATCAGACCGTCACCAGTGAGACTATTACTGCACATGAGAGAGCAAATGGTATTCCAGTAAACAAATCTATAGCAGAAAATGAAGACTGTGTTTCAGGAATGTTGTATGACATGATGCAAAAAGAGGTTATATCTCTTAGGAAATCTTGCCATGAAAAGGACCAAACTCTTAAAGACAAGGATGATGCAATAGAG ATGTTGGCAAAAAAGGTTGATACGTTGAACAAAGCTATGGAAGTTGAGGCCAGAAAAATGCGTAGGGAAGTTGCTTCTATGGAGAAGGAGGTTGCCGCAATGCGGATAAGCAAGGAACATGATCATAGGGCACGCAGAGCAAGTGCTCCTAGGGGGACTGTAAATTCCCGGACAATTTCTACCAG GAGTGCACGTAACTTTTAG